The genomic window GGAGACCCGCGTTCGCGGGCGACTCTAGGTAACTGTCTGGTCGTCGATGAGTCGGCTCATAGCGGAGAGCACGGCTCGCAGTGACGCCGTGGTGATGTTGGGGTCGGTGCCGATTCCCCAGCGTGTCGTGGTGTCACCAGCAATCGTTTCTACGTAAGCCACAGCGGTTGCGTCGGCGCCGCGACCGAGCGAGTGCTCGTGGTAGTCGACGACGTCAACTTCGATACCGAGCGCGTCACGGATGGCGGCAACGAAGGCTGCGATGGGCCCGTTGCCCTCGCCATGCACGGTGCGAGGTTCGCCGTCGGCGACCACCTCCGCGGTGACAGCAGTGCGGTCGTCATCGCGATCGACGATCTGGTGCGAGTGCAGTTGGAGGCGCGGGTCGTCCGGCAGATACATCGCCTTGAACTCGCCCCACATTGCCGAGGGCGTGATCTCGGTGCCGGTGTCCTCCGCCACGGTTTGGATCGCCTTCGAGAACTCGATCTGTAGGCGTCGCGGAAGCGAGAACCCGTGTTCGTTCTCCATGATGTAGGCGATGCCGCCTTTGCCGGACTGGCTGTTCACGCGGATGACCGCTTCGTAGGAGCGGCCGACGTGCGCGGGGTCGATGGGCAGGTATGGCACGCCCCAGGTCTGGTAGTCGCGACCGCGGCCCGATGCCTCCGACTCCGAGTAGAGCGCCGCGAATCCTTTTTTGATCGCGTCCTGATGCGAACCGGAGAACGCCGTGTAGACGAGGTCGCCCACGTAGGGGTGGCGCTCATGCACGGGCAGGCGGTTGCAGTATTCGGCGGTGCGGCGCAGCGCGTCGATGTCCGTGATGTCGAGTTCCGGGGCGATGCCCTGGCTGAACAGGTTCATCGCCAAGGTCACGATGTCGACGTTGCCGGTGCGTTCCCCGTTTCCGAACAGGCACCCCTCTACTCGGTCGGCCCCGGCGAGTACGCCGAGCTCGGCCGCTGCGACCGCGCAGCCGCGGTCGTTGTGCGGGTGCAACGACAGCACCACCGAGTCGCGGCTGCGCACCGTGCGGAGGAACCATTCGATGGTGTCGGCGTAGACGTTCGGCGAGTACATCTCGACCGTCGCCGGCAGGTTCATGATCAATGGCCGCTCGGACGTCGGCTCGATCACGTCGGCGACCGCTTCACAGATCTCCACCGCGTAGTCGATCTCGGTGCCGGTATAACTCTCGGGCGAGTACTCGTACCGGATTTCAGTACCAGGAACGCTCGCTTCGAGCTTGCGGCACATGCGCGCGGCGTTCACGGCGATGCTGGTGATACCGCCCCGGTCCAGACCGAATACGACACGCCGTTGAAGGATCGACGTGGAGTTGTAGAAATGCACGATGGCGCGCGGCACGCCGATCAGCGACTCGTAGGTGCGCTCGATCAGCTCGTCCCGGCACTGGGTGAGGACCTGGACGGTCACGTCGTCGGGAATGAGGTCCTCGTCGATCAGGTGGCGCACGAAATCGAAGTCAGGTTGGCTCGCGGACGGGAACCCGACCTCGATCTCCTTGAAGCCCATCGCCACGAGGGTCTCGAACATGCGGCGCTTGCGGACCGGGTCCATCGGGTCGATGAGCGCCTGGTTGCCGTCACGCAGGTCGACAGCACACCAACGCGGCGCCTTCGTGAGCTTGCGGTCAGGCCACTTCCGATCGGGTAGTTCGAGCGGCACGAACGCGCCGTACTTCTCGAACGGCATCTTCTTCGGCTGTGCGATCTCCGGAGGCATGTGCAGCTCACCTTTTGTCGTGACCGAATATAAAGAGGCCGAGAACGGAAGAAGCTCCCGGCCCGAGGGACAGGAGCTTCGGCGAACGCCTATACGGGCGCTCGCCTACATGAGAAGGAGAAGGGTCGCGGGCAGGAACGTCACAAGAAGCAATGTAGCGCGAACGGCACGCTTGCAATCGCGACCGCGTACCGACGGCCCGTTCTGCGCGGCGGCGCAAACGGCCGTGATGAGCGGCTTTTGCGCGA from Acidimicrobiia bacterium includes these protein-coding regions:
- the leuA gene encoding 2-isopropylmalate synthase, whose product is MPPEIAQPKKMPFEKYGAFVPLELPDRKWPDRKLTKAPRWCAVDLRDGNQALIDPMDPVRKRRMFETLVAMGFKEIEVGFPSASQPDFDFVRHLIDEDLIPDDVTVQVLTQCRDELIERTYESLIGVPRAIVHFYNSTSILQRRVVFGLDRGGITSIAVNAARMCRKLEASVPGTEIRYEYSPESYTGTEIDYAVEICEAVADVIEPTSERPLIMNLPATVEMYSPNVYADTIEWFLRTVRSRDSVVLSLHPHNDRGCAVAAAELGVLAGADRVEGCLFGNGERTGNVDIVTLAMNLFSQGIAPELDITDIDALRRTAEYCNRLPVHERHPYVGDLVYTAFSGSHQDAIKKGFAALYSESEASGRGRDYQTWGVPYLPIDPAHVGRSYEAVIRVNSQSGKGGIAYIMENEHGFSLPRRLQIEFSKAIQTVAEDTGTEITPSAMWGEFKAMYLPDDPRLQLHSHQIVDRDDDRTAVTAEVVADGEPRTVHGEGNGPIAAFVAAIRDALGIEVDVVDYHEHSLGRGADATAVAYVETIAGDTTTRWGIGTDPNITTASLRAVLSAMSRLIDDQTVT